One window of the Cryptomeria japonica chromosome 7, Sugi_1.0, whole genome shotgun sequence genome contains the following:
- the LOC131053182 gene encoding disease resistance protein L6-like — MVAGDSGSAAAGDVDLQQCRGQDVRKTLVDHLFEALSAAGLNVFLDSEKLEKGEEIWPSLERAIESSAIRIPILSKGYADSTWCLREAAAMLKTPGLIIPLFYHVEPSHVRHPEKDSSPYKQSFLIHYGHSDRYTREEIDEWKDALVQISKLSGWSTDTTQG, encoded by the exons ATGGTGGCAGGTGACTCTGGCTCGGCGGCGGCGGGCGATGTGGACCTGCAACAATGCAG GGGACAAGATGTGAGAAAGACTTTGGTTGATCATCTCTTTGAAGCTCTCTCTGCAGCAGGACTGAATGTTTTCTTAGACAGTGAGAAATTGGAAAAGGGGGAAGAGATTTGGCCGAGCTTGGAAAGAGCAATCGAGAGCAGTGCTATACGCATTCCTATACTTTCTAAAGGCTATGCAGACTCAACTTGGTGTCTCAGGGAGGCTGCTGCAATGTTGAAGACTCCTGGCTTGATCATTCCTCTGTTTTATCATGTGGAACCAAGTCATGTTAGACATCCTGAAAAGGACTCCAGTCCTTATAAGCAATCGTTTCTTATACATTATGGGCATTCAGATCGATACAcaagagaagagattgatgaatgGAAGGATGCCCTTGTACAAATCTCTAAACTCTCAGGCTGGTCCACGGATACAACTCAAGGGTAA